A region from the Melanotaenia boesemani isolate fMelBoe1 chromosome 11, fMelBoe1.pri, whole genome shotgun sequence genome encodes:
- the LOC121648542 gene encoding nuclear factor 7, brain-like translates to MAERFLLKNFLSCHVCSETFRDPVSLSCNHNFCSSCLQKSWEQAGNKNCPICKRKSSKDYLLINFGLKELADSFAGRQKSGSSETEKEVKTLTVCTKHPEEPQWFYEDEQRAVCSVCEFSLHQHHKVVPIEQAVSGLKEQLKCDLKSLQDKRNTYKQVEETYNDVIQHSKKQLLSTEKQIRAEFNKLQQFLKEEEESRLAALREEEEQKRKTVSREMKKIQDHISSLSDSICAVEEDLQKDNVPFLSSYKATQSRSRTQCSLSDPQLVSGALIDVAKHLGNLSFRVWEKMKEKVHFSPVILDPNTASPWLYLSDDLTSVRRGDTDQLPDNPERNTNYVNVFGSEGFSSGKHSWEVEVGDHPGWNIGLVKESVDRKGNLFVSPKYGIWCLLHGDRKYSNGVGETVAVKKSLQRIRVQLDYDRGEVSFYNPEDMTHIYTYRDTFTEKIFPYFSVCSAGEAKTSDIKICQTLVSLRFSEK, encoded by the coding sequence atggctgaaaGATTCCTTTTAAAAAACTTCCTGAGCTGCCATGTGTGTTCAGAGACTTTCAGAGATCCTGTGTCTCTGAGCTGCAACCACAACTTCTGTTCAAGCTGCCTGCAGAAATCCTGGGAACAAGCTGGAAACAAAAACTGTcccatttgtaaaagaaaatcctcCAAGGATTACCTACTGATAAATTTTGGATTAAAGGAACTGGCTGATTCTTTTGCTGGAAGACAGAAATCTGGAtcatctgaaacagaaaaagaagtaaagacaTTGACTGTGTGTACTAAACATCCAGAAGAGCCTCAATGGTTCTATGAGGACGAGCAGAGAGCTGTGTGTTCTGTCTGTGAGTTTTCTCTCCACCAGCATCACAAAGTGGTTCCTATAGAACAAGCAGTCAGTGGCCTGAAGgagcagctgaaatgtgacCTAAAGTCTCTGCAGGACAAGAGGAACACATACAAACAAGTGGAGGAAACATACAATGATGTGATTCAACACTCCAAGAAGCAGCTGTTGTCCACAGAGAAGCAGATCAGAGCAGAgttcaacaagctgcagcagttcctgaaagaggaagaggagtccAGACTGGCAGCtctgagggaggaagaggagcagaagaggaagactgttagcagagagatgaagaagaTTCAGGATCACATCTCCTCTCTGTCAGACAGTATCTGTGCTGTTGAAGAAGACCTGCAGAAAGACAACGTGCCATTCCTCAGCAGTTATAAAGCCACTCAGAGCAGAAGCAGAACCCAGTGCTCACTGTCAGATCCACAGCTGGTCTCAGGAGCCCtgatagatgtggccaaacacCTGGGCAACCTGTCCTTCAGAGTCTgggagaagatgaaggagaaggTCCACTTCAGTCCCGTCATTCTGGACCCAAACACTGCAAGTCCATGGCTCTATCTGTCTGATGATCTGACCAGTGTGAGACGTGGAGACACAGACCAACTTCCTGATAATCCAGAGAGAAACACAAACTACGTCAATGTTTTTGGCTCTGAGGGCTTCAGCTCAGGGAAACACAGctgggaggtggaggtgggagatCATCCTGGCTGGAATATTGGTTTGGTTAAAGAGTCTGTTGACAGGAAGGGAAATTTATTTGTATCTCCAAAATATGGAATCTGGTGTTTATTGCACGGTGATAGAAAATACAGTAATGGTGTTGGTGAGACTGTTGCAGTGAAGAAGAGTCTCCAGAGGATCAGAGTCCAGCTGGACTATGACAGGGGGGAGGTGTCCTTCTACAACCCTGAAGACATGACTCACATCTACACTTACAGAGACActttcactgagaaaatcttcccatatttcagtgtttgttcAGCTGGAGAAGCAAAAACCTCTGATATCAAAATCTGTCAAACTCTTGTTTCTCtgagattttcagaaaaataa